In Turicibacter sanguinis, a genomic segment contains:
- a CDS encoding TDT family transporter — MKNLISKIANLPVGVIATCVGMATLSNVYLTLGYTGIRHVSMMIAAVIWIAAFIKITVHFKTFKQEYQNVVPASLYATFTMLTMILGSYIFSYQQTIGKAIWLTGVCLHILHILIFTYRNVIKGVKKETFIPSWFVTYNGLLVSTVVGTAMNEPMLSKCIVFYGITVFIIIIPFMIIRMIKRPIPDALYHTSAILLAPSSLCLVSYLNVIPNPNAVVVYCLYAAVFATLIFILISIPKFFKPAFHPGFAGLTFPLAIGVVASMKMSNFLMAQGMETLGAFIKEVSGIQIYMTTAIIAFVFYNFVRLFVKSYQK, encoded by the coding sequence ATGAAAAATTTGATTAGTAAGATTGCAAATCTTCCGGTTGGAGTGATTGCAACCTGTGTTGGGATGGCGACGCTTTCTAACGTCTATTTGACGCTTGGATACACAGGCATTCGTCATGTGAGTATGATGATTGCAGCAGTGATTTGGATTGCTGCGTTCATTAAAATCACGGTTCATTTTAAAACATTTAAACAAGAGTATCAAAATGTCGTTCCAGCTAGTTTATATGCCACTTTTACCATGTTAACGATGATCCTAGGGAGTTATATCTTTAGCTATCAACAGACAATTGGAAAAGCCATTTGGTTAACAGGTGTTTGTCTTCATATTCTGCATATCTTAATTTTTACATATCGAAATGTGATTAAAGGTGTGAAAAAAGAGACCTTTATTCCAAGTTGGTTTGTAACTTATAACGGATTACTAGTTTCAACCGTTGTTGGAACGGCTATGAACGAGCCAATGTTATCAAAATGTATTGTCTTTTATGGAATTACAGTCTTTATCATTATTATCCCATTTATGATTATCCGTATGATTAAACGACCAATCCCGGATGCTTTATATCATACAAGTGCTATTTTATTAGCACCAAGTAGTTTATGTTTAGTTAGTTATTTAAACGTCATCCCAAACCCTAATGCTGTCGTGGTTTATTGTTTATACGCAGCAGTCTTTGCAACGTTAATTTTTATTTTAATCAGTATCCCTAAATTTTTTAAACCTGCATTCCACCCAGGCTTTGCAGGATTAACATTCCCACTAGCAATTGGAGTGGTGGCGTCAATGAAAATGTCAAACTTCTTAATGGCACAGGGAATGGAAACACTTGGAGCATTTATTAAAGAAGTTTCAGGCATTCAAATCTATATGACAACGGCAATTATTGCTTTTGTTTTCTATAACTTTGTAAGACTTTTTGTGAAGTCTTATCAAAAATAA
- a CDS encoding TDT family transporter: MRLLEKIGRLPVGVLATSVGLVTLSNIYLLLGFPILKHLAMMVAILVRLAALLKITVHFRIFKSEYKQAVPASLYGTFSMLTMIIGSYLVNYEETIGKAFWYIGILLHLIHTVVFTYEHVVKGVNKDSFTPTWFVTYDGLLVSTVVGSAMGNQVLQEVICWYGLVMFIIIMPFMILRLLKRPIAEQLYHTTAILIAPGSLVIVSFLNVFAEPNPLILYGLYAVIFSSFIFILYNIPKFFRFSFHPGFAGLTFPLAIGTVASTSFSNHLINHELEGLGVLIKQLSGIELFLATAVIAFVCYNFLRMLVRTYQSAQNV; encoded by the coding sequence ATGAGATTATTAGAAAAAATAGGTCGTCTACCTGTTGGAGTACTAGCCACTTCAGTTGGGCTGGTCACGCTATCGAATATCTATTTATTACTTGGTTTTCCAATCTTAAAGCATCTTGCTATGATGGTGGCTATTTTGGTCCGGTTAGCAGCATTACTTAAAATAACAGTTCACTTTCGAATTTTTAAATCTGAGTATAAGCAGGCTGTTCCAGCTAGTCTGTATGGAACTTTTTCCATGTTGACGATGATTATAGGAAGTTATCTGGTCAATTATGAGGAAACAATAGGAAAGGCTTTTTGGTATATCGGAATATTGCTTCATTTAATTCATACGGTTGTTTTTACTTATGAGCATGTAGTGAAAGGAGTGAATAAGGATTCCTTTACGCCAACTTGGTTTGTGACTTATGATGGGTTACTTGTATCAACCGTCGTTGGGAGTGCAATGGGAAATCAAGTTTTACAAGAAGTGATCTGTTGGTATGGATTAGTGATGTTTATTATCATTATGCCGTTCATGATTCTTCGTTTGTTAAAACGTCCCATTGCAGAACAACTTTATCATACAACGGCGATTTTGATTGCCCCAGGAAGTTTAGTAATAGTGAGTTTCTTAAATGTTTTTGCAGAGCCTAATCCACTTATTTTATATGGGCTTTATGCCGTTATTTTTAGTTCATTCATTTTTATTCTCTATAACATTCCCAAATTTTTTAGATTTTCTTTCCATCCAGGCTTTGCAGGATTAACCTTCCCATTAGCAATCGGAACTGTTGCTTCGACTAGCTTTTCTAACCATTTAATAAACCACGAACTAGAAGGATTAGGAGTTTTGATTAAACAACTTTCTGGAATCGAATTATTTTTAGCAACAGCAGTCATAGCCTTTGTTTGTTATAATTTTTTAAGAATGCTTGTCAGAACCTATCAAAGCGCTCAAAACGTTTAA
- a CDS encoding iron-containing alcohol dehydrogenase has translation MQDFHYQNGTKIIFGRETEASVGQELKKYTNKVLLHYGGGSIKKTGLYDKVMHSLHEAGIEVFELGGVKPNPRLSLVRKGINLCQEQEIPFILAVGGGSVIDSAKAIAAGVHYEGDVWDLFCGVAVEHECLPLATILTIPAAGSETSSGTVVTNDEIGLKRSFGHESLRPVFSILNPELTFTLPTYQTACGIADMLAHVLERYFTNERHVDITDRLCEATMKSIIDNGLRVMNDPFNYDIRAELMLAGMIAHNGSLDMGRIGDWASHDIEHELSGMYDIAHGAGLAIIFPAWMKYVYHHDVNRFAQFGSRVFNLEINLNHPEETALLAIEKLESFFKALGLPTSFSDADLPTDHIEELAQKLVCDCDSVGNYVPIKEADALEIYRLAL, from the coding sequence ATGCAAGATTTTCACTATCAAAATGGAACAAAGATTATTTTCGGTCGTGAGACTGAAGCAAGCGTGGGTCAGGAATTAAAAAAATATACAAACAAGGTGCTACTGCATTATGGAGGCGGTTCAATTAAGAAAACTGGGCTTTATGACAAAGTGATGCACTCACTTCATGAGGCTGGAATTGAAGTCTTTGAACTTGGAGGAGTTAAACCAAACCCTCGTCTTTCACTGGTTCGAAAAGGAATTAACCTTTGTCAAGAACAAGAAATTCCATTTATTTTAGCAGTTGGTGGAGGGAGTGTAATTGATTCTGCTAAAGCAATTGCAGCAGGCGTTCACTATGAAGGTGATGTTTGGGATTTATTCTGTGGCGTTGCTGTTGAACATGAGTGTTTACCACTCGCGACTATTTTAACCATTCCCGCTGCCGGTAGCGAAACAAGTAGTGGAACGGTTGTCACAAACGACGAAATTGGTTTAAAACGTAGTTTCGGTCATGAATCGTTACGCCCTGTTTTTTCAATTTTAAATCCTGAGTTAACCTTTACTCTTCCCACCTATCAAACAGCCTGTGGAATTGCTGATATGTTAGCACATGTTTTAGAACGCTATTTTACTAACGAACGTCATGTTGACATAACAGACCGCTTATGTGAAGCTACCATGAAATCAATTATTGATAATGGTTTACGTGTCATGAATGATCCCTTCAATTATGATATTCGTGCAGAACTGATGCTTGCTGGAATGATTGCCCATAATGGCAGTTTAGATATGGGCCGTATTGGCGATTGGGCAAGTCATGATATTGAACATGAATTAAGTGGCATGTATGATATTGCTCATGGAGCAGGTCTTGCTATCATCTTCCCCGCTTGGATGAAATATGTCTATCATCATGATGTTAATCGTTTTGCTCAATTCGGAAGTCGCGTCTTCAATTTAGAGATCAACTTAAATCATCCAGAAGAAACAGCTTTACTGGCAATTGAAAAACTTGAATCATTCTTTAAAGCTTTAGGACTTCCAACTTCTTTTAGCGATGCCGATCTTCCAACTGATCACATTGAAGAATTAGCTCAAAAGTTAGTTTGTGATTGTGACTCTGTTGGAAACTATGTTCCAATTAAAGAAGCAGACGCGCTCGAAATTTATCGATTAGCTCTATAA
- a CDS encoding cation diffusion facilitator family transporter, whose product MFINWLTKLFIKNYDQLEREEVRTQYVYIAGIIGILANILLFIVKFSVGVLTGSIAVMADAFNNFSDTASSVITMIGVKLANLPADKEHPHGHGRLEYLSALLVAFMVMLVGVQFIKSSVERILNPSVIQFEIVSFILLAISVVVKLWLSRFNKVMGEKVNSSALKAASVDALGDVFTSSTVLISFLAARFTSFPVDGYAGVLVAGFILYAGYTLVKETISPLLGEAPDEELVNDIYERILSYDLITGAHDLVIHNYGVGRIMASIHAEIPADQDIMTIHDVIDQAEREISEALKLHLVVHMDPVCIETDEIKEMKRELDKIIATHPAILSMHDFRIIGHEPNKNLVFDLVVDGSKLTKELTEDQIKDAVITQIRQSHPTYRCVIVIDKAYL is encoded by the coding sequence ATGTTTATCAATTGGTTAACTAAACTCTTTATTAAAAATTATGATCAACTCGAACGAGAAGAAGTACGAACGCAATATGTTTACATCGCAGGGATTATTGGAATTTTAGCGAACATCTTACTTTTTATAGTTAAATTCTCTGTTGGTGTCTTAACGGGAAGTATTGCGGTGATGGCAGATGCTTTTAATAATTTCTCAGATACCGCTTCATCCGTGATCACGATGATTGGGGTTAAACTGGCAAATCTTCCAGCTGATAAAGAACATCCACATGGACACGGTCGTTTAGAATATTTATCAGCTTTGCTTGTAGCTTTTATGGTGATGTTAGTTGGAGTCCAATTCATTAAATCATCAGTTGAACGAATTTTAAATCCCAGTGTTATTCAATTTGAAATCGTGTCATTTATTTTATTAGCGATTTCGGTAGTAGTTAAACTTTGGTTGAGTCGTTTTAATAAAGTAATGGGAGAGAAGGTAAACTCGTCAGCGTTAAAGGCAGCCTCTGTCGATGCACTTGGAGACGTTTTCACTTCAAGTACCGTTTTAATTTCTTTTTTAGCCGCTCGTTTTACAAGCTTTCCAGTTGATGGATATGCTGGGGTTTTAGTAGCAGGTTTCATTTTATACGCCGGTTACACGTTAGTGAAAGAAACGATTAGTCCTCTACTTGGAGAAGCTCCAGATGAGGAACTAGTCAATGATATTTATGAACGAATTTTATCATATGATTTAATTACAGGCGCTCATGATTTAGTCATTCATAACTACGGAGTCGGACGTATTATGGCTTCGATTCATGCTGAAATTCCAGCTGACCAGGATATTATGACCATCCATGATGTTATTGACCAAGCTGAACGTGAAATTTCAGAAGCCCTCAAGCTTCATCTCGTGGTTCATATGGATCCAGTTTGTATTGAAACCGATGAAATTAAAGAAATGAAAAGGGAACTAGATAAAATTATCGCAACACATCCGGCTATTTTATCGATGCATGATTTTCGAATTATTGGTCATGAACCGAATAAAAATCTTGTGTTTGACTTAGTCGTGGACGGTAGTAAGTTAACAAAAGAATTGACGGAAGATCAAATTAAAGATGCAGTGATTACTCAAATTAGACAGAGTCATCCAACTTATCGATGTGTGATTGTGATTGATAAGGCTTACCTCTAA